The following nucleotide sequence is from uncultured Draconibacterium sp..
TGTGCTTAATCCGTGTCCCTGACTTCCAATAATGGTATTATACCGTAATGGTAAAGAATCAATAAAATCCTGGATATTGGCTGTTTTAACTGCCTGTTCGATTTTTTCGGTATCAGGTAATTCATCCATTACTCCGATATTATTTACAATAGAGTCAGAAAATATATATCCTTCCTGCATCACAACGCCACATTTTTTCCGCCAATTCGATTCGCTATACATTTTTAAATCAACATCGTTCAAATTAATCTTTCCCTTTACCGGGGGATAAAATCCAAGCAGTAATTTTATGAGCGTACTTTTGCCACTTCCACTGGTACCAACTATAGCAGTAATTTTTCCTGCCGGTATTTTTAGATTTATTTTTTTTAATACTTTTTCGGATTGTGTCCCTTCATATTGGAACATTACATTCTTAATCTCAATATCGGCTTTGGGGGGTATTTCCTGTATTTTCCCATCCTCTGGTTTTTCTTCGTCTTCATTATCATGGACTTCTCCTAAACGCTCAAGGCTTATTTTAGCATCTTGTGCTTCTTGTGTAAAACCAATAAACTGTTGAATTGGAGAATTTAGTTGCCCAATAATGTACTGTACGGCCATCATCATTCCTAGAGTCATATCCCCAGTTATCACCGCTTTGGCTGAAAGGAATGATATGAACAAGTCTTTTGCCTGGTTAATAAATGTTGCCCCAATTTGCTGGTTTTGATTCAATGCGAGGCCTTTTATTCCCACTCTATAAAGCCTGGCCTGGATACTTTCCCACTCCCATCTTTTTTGTTTTTCGCAGGCATTAAGTTTGATCTCCTGCATCCCGTTTACTAATTGAACAATATTATTGCTGTTTGCTGATGATTGCTGAAATCGTTTGTAATCGATTTCACGTCTTTTTTTTAGAAATAACAATACCCAACCTATATAAATGATACTTCCAAGAATAAAAACAAACAGTATCCCTATATGATAAGATGCCATTATAAAAATGTATATAGTTAATGTTATTACGGCAAAAACAATATCGATCAGCGATTTTGTCAGAAACGATTGAATCCTATTGTGATCCTGAATTCGTTGCATTATGTCTCCTACCATCTTAATGTCGAAAAAAGCAATTGGCAGCTTCATTAATTTTATAAGAAAGTCAGTAATTAGCGATATGCTAATACGAGTGGTTACATGCAGCATTATCCAACTCCGTATAAGACCGTTAGCTGTTTGCCCAAAAGTCAAGATCATTTGAGCAACTAACACCATTATAATAAAGGAGAGATCACTGTTATTTATCCCATAGTCTACTATGGCTTGGGTGAGGAAGGGAAAAATCAAACTTATGATACTACCGGTAAGCATCCCAAAGCCTAATTGGATAATGTATTTTTGGTAAGGCCTTAAATAGTTTAGCAAATATATAAAATTCAGCTTCCCTTTTTCTTCATCTTCATGCTTATAAAAAGCCGGTGTAGGTTCTAGTAGTAAAGTAGCTCCTTCTTTTTCTCCTTCTGTTTTTGTACTTATCCAACAATTTAAAAATTCATCTTTATCATAAGTGAGTAGACCTTGTGCCGGATCTGCAATATACACTTTTTCACCAGCGGCCTTTCGGGAAGAAAGTGACAAGAAAGACTTCTGTTTTCTAATTGCATATACAACCACAAAATGTCGTTGTTTCCAATGTACGATACAAGGTAAAGGGACTTCGTCCCGTAACTCTTCCCAGTTAAGTCGATAACCTTTTGTACGAAAACCTATATTTTCCGCAGCTTCACTGATACCCAACATTGATACGCCTTCGCGAGAAATATACGAATGATTCCGCAAATACTGCAGACTATAGCTTTTTCCATAATATTTTGCAACCATGCGTAAACAAGTAGGTCCGCAGTCCATGGAATCGAGTTGTTTGTAATATTGGAATTTGGACATCTTTTATTCTTTCAGTTTCACCAGCATCAATACAGGGTTATCATTTTCATTCAGACTGTTTGCCAATTGCACTAATTCTTTTTTCTTTTCAGGATATTTTGGAGTGGCGTTTTTAAATTCGTTGGATGCAACATTCTTTTTCAGTTCAAAAGGTTGAATGAATGTTGTCAAATACTTTTCATTTCCTATCTCAAAATACTTTTCAGGAAGAAAGGGTAATCCGTTGTCGATATCATTTATAATACCATTTATTGAATCCGTGAGGTCTGTTACAGTTGCAGTACCACTTTCCTTATCAATAAGCGCCAATTTTTGTATTCTATTCAATTCGTATTGAAGAAGGATAGATTGATTTGTTTCCAGAACAGTATATAATATCATATAATTCGATGCATGCTTAAAAAACTCATCCGGCGGATTATATCCCTCTGTTGTCATTGGGAACTTATGTTTTCCTTTTAAGAGTACACATAGTGGAGAATAAGTAAAGTCGGGATGAATGTGAAAAACAGTGTCTTTAAAATTATCCCAGTACAGGATGTCTCCATTAAATTCTGATAGAGTTGACATGCCTCCCATCCTCCCATTAAATTCATGGTAAGGATTTAGCTTCCCGGTGATTCTGTTACCAATACTATCCAGAATCAGCCAATCATACTCACCACGCCCCATGTTAATATATTGAGCAAGAAATATTGAAGAGCTTAAAAATCCTATATCATCAAAACCAAAGCCGTCTTCATCTACTGGTAATTTAATGTCTTGAGTATATTCACCGTCCTTGTTATACACGTTGATATTATCCGTCTTCCGATCCAATACGTAAACACATCCATTTTGATGATCCACAGCAAATCTTGAATAAGACACATATTCACTAGGCCCTCTTCCAATTTTACCAAACTGAGAACTCGATTTCCCATTCTTTGAAAACCTCACAACGCCAACATCCTTAATGGCAGCGTAAATAAAATTGTTAGTTATTTTATAAGAATAAATAGTACCAATAGGAAACTGATTCTCAAAAGGAATGTATTTAATATCATTTCCAATTTCTGATAAAAGAATTTTGCCGGCTTGAAAATTTTCAAGGTTAATTGATACTATATCCTTCGCTTTTTGGGATTCATTGCAGGAGAACAACGCTATAATTGCTAGGAAGGAAATTAGTTTTTTCATATTGAATGGATTAATAAATTATTTAATTAGTACGTAACATTAGTTCTTTTAATCGGATTTGATAATTCAACAATAGTTTATTGGTTAACTGTTGCCCGTATTGATCTAAACACTCGAAAGTCAGCAACATGTGCTTATTTATTTTATTGTAACTGTTTCAAGATGAATTGCTAAGACAGGTGTCGTGCTTTAAGACATAAACTTTTGTCGAACAATTGTTGGGTTAAGACCTATTTCATTATATGAAATAGGTCTTTATTATTAATTAGCAACTCCAAGTACCAAAAGTTGAATCTAAATCATAACAATCATCGTTACATGTTGATGAACTTGATCCAGCAATAATTCGGCCGGTCCTCCAACAAGTACAACACCCAGTACCATAACCACCTTTTAGATTTACGAGTTCTTTATCGTTTATCAGTTTTTCGTTATTGATTGATAATTTTCCTAATTTTTTCATTTTTAGAATTTTTAATTGATTTTTAAAATTTATTATAGCCCTTTCTATCATTTCAAAGGCAAGGAATTCATTGCTCCTCCTGATTAGTTTTAAATGTTATCTTTGTCTCATCACCTCCTTTCTGGTTAAAGGAAAGGGCAGGCAGGAAGCGGCTAATGGCAATTGGCACAGGCTTCCTGCCTTTTTCTCTCCAGATTTATTGTTTTTATATCATCGATGAAAAATTCAATATCTTTATAATTAAACTGACTCGGAAATTTATTCCCCTGTATAAAAACTGTTGGTGTTTCGGATATTTTTAATTTATCAAACAATTCTATATTTGTTCTGCTAGTCACCTCTGCAATATCAAATCCTCCTGGTAATTCCTCTTCATATAATGATTTTCTAAGATTTTTATCTGAGGAATACCACTTTGAAAGATATTCAAAAGTAGCTTCTGAACCGTCATTATAATAATGGTAGTACACGTGGTTTATTAGCTTTAAAAATGCCTCGTCGCTGTAAGTAGATAAAATCATATTTATTTTTACATCGTTGCAGTTATCAACTAACATTCTTAATTCTTTAAATGCATCTGCACATGGGCTACAATACGGGCTTAAAAAGGCAGTAATGGTAACCGGAGCATTAGGGGGGCCTAATATTAAACTATCATTACTTTCCGGTATTTCAACATACCCATTTTGCTGTAATAAAAATTTAAATACTTCAGGATTTCGTTTAAAGCCAAGGAAAGAAAAATGTTCTTGTTTAAAATCAGCCGCTTTATGCAGATAAGATTTAAAAAACAACCAAATGGTTCCGGGAATTAACAAAAATGTTATCCAACGGATTATATCTAGTACGACAAAAACTCCAATTTTCAAAAATGGTAACAAAATCACAAATTCTGCGATAAGTGCCAATTGTACAGTCAGGCAAAACGGACACCATTTTTTTGCCTTAAAAGCTTGATAATAAATAGAAAATATAGGGTAGGGAAGCGCTAATAGACTTATAGTGGCAAGAAGCCAGAGGTTATCAGCACTTTTTGCTTCTAAAAGGAAAAGGATTGTTCCTGAAAAGTATATAAGCCCGGCATCGGCCCAATTGATCCATCCAAATAGCTGTGAGGCTTTAGATGTCAGTACAGTGTCACAATCCGTTTTAGAACTGAATGCACAAATTTTATCTGCCAGTGGTACGTGAACTTTAATTTCGTGTAATACAAGAAAAATAGAGGCTGTCAGTCCAATAACTTTGGTAAACAGTAGGCTATACAACAAGTAGTTCGGTTGTATATGTCTAGTTACGGAAAAAACAACATAAACACCCAAAGCAATCAACGTAATTATTCCAATTGGAAGTAAGCTTCTGTTTAATATTTCATCCTGATGTTTTTTTCGATATTCCACTTCTCCTGAATCCTTTGTCCCTTCCAAGACGACGACAGCTCTGGAAAGTTTTTTTGAGAATTTTTCAAAATCTTCGCGAATAACTTTTTTGCCTGATTCTAAGTAGGATGCTTTGCCATTTTTAATTTCTAAAACAAAGACCAACATTCCTCCCGAAGTTTTCAAGTGAGCAATAAAGGGCATCTCCAAATTTTGTATTTCTTCCAATTCAAGATTTAATGCATAATGTTCAACTTTCCATTTAGTCAAAGCATCGCACACACTTTTTAAGGATGGATAATAAGGGTGAGATAATAGAAATTCTTTTACACTTGTTTTTGTAACTCTGATTTTATAATACTCGATAGCTTGTTGTAATATAAATATTACGTTTTCTTCGTGTTGCATCTAGTTTTGCCTTTTATTAGTTAGTTTGATGTAATTTTCTGCCATAATCGATGATGAAAACATACTTTCTGCTCTTATTTTTGCATTTCGTGAAAGTTTTATCCGAAGAGGTTTGTCATTAATCAGTTGGAATATGAAGTGTTCCAATTTTATAATGTGAGGTGCTATTCCAAAGAAATTAGTTTTATCTGGAATCATATCCACAAGTAAAGCGTTCTCGTTGTGAATTAAGATTTCTTTAAGGCCACCAATATTTGACGCAACTATTGGTAATCCACAATGCATCATTTCTAGTGCAACATATCCGAAGGGCTCTTCTATTGAAGGAATTACGCCAACATTAGCAGTAGTATATAAAGAGATTACATCTTCAAAGGGAATATATCCAAGGTGCTTAACCTTATTTGGGAAATTGTCTGATAACATATCTAAAGTGCTATCTTTTCCATCGCCTGCTATCACTAAATAACAATTTGGCACAATCCTGATAAGGTTTTCCATCGCCTTACATAAATAAGAAAGTCCTTTAATAGGATCAATTCTTCCACTAAACACAATTATTTTATCCTTATTAGGAATATCATATTTTTCTCTGATATCTACTTTATTATTAACAGTGAAAGGACCTGATCCGTTGTAGATAATTTCAACCTTTTTGCTATTTATGTCGTTTTTTAATAAATCTATTTTGCTTTGTTCACTAATGGCTATAATGTGATCAGTGTCTTTGTATGTTTGAGATTCTATATCGAAATTATTTGTTTCTGAAATTTTGTTGTTTAGAAAAAGATGTTGTGTGAAAATTAATTTGCCATTTAATATATTTTTAAGGCTTATTGCAATGAAATACTGAAAAGTATAATTCATGTGAATTATATTTAGGCTTCTCTCGGGAATGTATTGTGAAACAATCCGTGATAGATTTTTTGCTAATTTTTCCTGATTGTTTTTTGTGTCAGTATTCTTCTTTTCATAAGGAAGAGGAATTTCTAAAATGGTAATTCCATTGCGTTTATATATGCCAAAAAATTTGGTTGTGACGGTTCCTATTTCTAAAATATAAACGTTAATATTATCCTTTTTAGTTAATCCGATAGAAAGTTGTTTAATAAAAGTCCCAACCCCATAGCACGTACCCCGGTCTTTACTCTTTAATATTATCCAATTAATTTTTTGCATGTTCGAATCTTACTAGTTGTGTCTTTAATAGGTTAGTGTAGAGATCATTATAGGGGCAGAGATACCGGTGGATATCCCAATGTTATTGTTGTTCATGTGGCATAATTTGTTTATCCCATCTGGGATACATTCCAGTGATTGGCGGAGAATACTTCGGCAATAGTCAACTTCCTCTTTAAAAGAGTTGCTTCCTTTTAAACATTGCAGCTGTTCAAATAATATGATAATACCACTAATTCCTGTTTGTAAAGACATGTTTTTTTGGGGAAGTTCTGCCTGTAACCGTGTAATATCGACTAGTGATATTATTTTATTGATGTTTTCAATACTTGTAATTTTATTAATATTGAAAAAAACCTTTTTAAGCCGGTATAATACAGTTAGGAGCAACAGCCTGTTTAACTGTGAGTTTGGTAAATTTGCTGGACTGAAGAGGGGTTCTATAAGTTGATAAATAATTTGTTCAACTTTATTAATCATAATATTTTTCTCTAATGCTTCTGCCAAAAACCATAGAAGAATAGTATAATCCCAGTCTAGACTGGAAACGCCAGTCAAATTGACCACCCCAGGCCAATTTAAATTGACCATCGACGCCGGAGCAAATTGACCACCGACCATTTTCAACAAAAAAGAGAACGTTTTTCTTCTGTCAGATTACAACAAATTTACTGTTTTTTTATTCACTATAAATGTTTCGTTTTTTTCTCATCGATTCCCCCATCAGCTCAATCCTGTGCGATTGATGGATCAACCGGTCAAGTATGGCATCGGCAATCGTTTTTTCCCCGATTATTTCATACCACTTACTAACGGGCAGTTGTGATGTAACAATCATTGAGCCACTATTGTGCCTGTCTTCAATTAACTCTAACAGAGCTATCCGGTTTTGGCTATCTAAGGGTTGCAGACCAAAATCATCGAGTATTATTAACTGATGCCTGGCCATTTTTGCAAGTTCTTTAAGATAAGATCCATCGGCTTTTGCCATTTTTAGTTTAGAAAACAGTTTTGTTGTATTAAAGTACAAAACCCTGTATCCCTCAATACAGGCCTGATACCCTAAGGCTGTCGCAATATAACTTTTGCCGGCACCGGTGCTGCCCGATATTAATACATTCTCGTTTTTATTAATAAAATCGCATTCAGCCAGTCTTAACAGTTTTGTCCGATCGATATTTCTTGCATGTTCGTACACCACGTTTTCAATGGTTGCTTTATAGTGGAACCTTGCATTTTTTATCAATCGCTCTATCTTTCGGTTGTTGCGATCGTCCCACTCGGCATCTGTTATCATCGATACAAACTGGTCGATGGTGTAATCATCGGTTTTACCCGTTTCGATAGCTGTTTTAAAAGCCCCATGCATACCATGGAGCTTCATCTGTTTCATTCGTGTTAATGTTACTTCGTTCATTGTTTTTTACTTTATCAGTTGTAATATTTTCCTCCCCTTATATTGTTATGAAAAGGAAGTTCAGGTTCGTCCGGTGTTTCATCGTCAAGTTTATCCAACCCTTTTTCCAGTATCTTTTGTATGATTTTGTAGTTGTAAACCTGATGTTCCAATGCACGTTTACACGCATTGGCAAGCCTTTCTTCTCCCACCTTTTTAGCAAAAGCCAATACGCCCATACAGCTTTTATAGGATTGTTCAGGGTGTTGTTTTCTTTCCAGCACATTGATTATAAATTCCTTTACACTTTCGTCAATTGAAGCTGCCCAGTTGATAAAACGCTGCGGTGTCCAGTCGGTAACAAACTGGTGTGTTGTTGCCAGGTGGTCTTTGTTTGTGGTGTAGAAGTATTTACGTCCATCTCTTTTGTGCAAAGCTATGCGGTTGTATTTATGGTATATTTCAACGGTTTTTGATGTAAACACCAGCTTTACCTTCTTCTTTAAATATTGGCAGGGAACACTGTAATAATGCTTGTCTTTGCTTAACAGCACGTGCCCGTTCATGGCTACGGTGGCTATTGCTATTTCTTTAATCTCGTATTTTTCTACAGGCAATGCGGTAAGCTTGTCTTTTTCGTCTTCAACGAATAATTGATACCGGGACGTTGGCCTGCCAGTCAGCTTTTTGTTGTTGTGTTTATCCAGCTCGTCCCAAATGGCATTATTTAGCTCGTCTAAACTATAAAAGCTTTTGCCGCGCAAGGCCGGATATATTCTTTGGTACAGTATCTTAACTGCCCCTTCTGCCAGAGACTTGTCCCGGGGACGGTAAGCCCGGGCCGGAAGAACTGTTGTGCCATAGTGTTCGGCAAAGTCCATAAACGTTTCGTTAATGGTAGGTTCAAACCGGCTGCTTTTGGTTACGGCAGACTTTAGGTTATCAGGGACAATAGCTGCAGGAACTCCCCCGTAAAAGTGCAGTGCATTTTCAACCGAAGCAACAAAGTCTTCTTTTTGTTGGCTCGGTGAGGCTTCTGCATAGGTGTATTGACTGGCCCCCAGTATGGCAACAAAAAACTGTACCTCTTCAATCTCGCCTGTTTCTTTATTGATAACTTCAAGGGTTTTGCCAGCGTAGTCAATAAACATCTTATCGCCTGCTTTATGCTCCATATGCATTACCGGGTTAACCTTTTTACTCCAACGCAGGTAGTGGGCTTTAAACTGGCTTAGTTTTAGCCCATCGGGATGTTTTGCATAATATTCTTCCCACATCAGCTGTTTGGTAACGCCGGTCTTTTTTAGTTCGCGCTCCATGTAGGGAAAGAAGTTATAAACCTTTTTTAGCTTGGGGGAAAGAACATCTTCGGTATCCCTGCTAAAGATCTTTTCCAGCTCGGAATCACTCTTTTTATCAATATCATCAATTGTAAGGTTTAATACCTTGTATAGAGCGATATACTTCTTAACGGTGTTACGTGAGAGGCCCAGGTACCTACTGATAAATTGTTTTGCTTTTCCCTGGTGGTGCAACTGAATGACTTTTCTTACTTTACTCATGTCGATTAATTTATTAGCCATGTTTTCATATTAATTTGTTTAAATCAGTATGAAATTATGGCTTCGACAGAAGTAAAATCAATCTCTTTTGATGGGTGGTCACTTTAGTCCGGCGCAGGTGGTCACTTTGCTCCGGCACGGGGTGGTCAGTTTAAACTGGCGAGGGTGGTCATTTTATTCCGGCCTTGGGTGGTCACTTTGACCGTTTTTTCCAGCAATGGTGGGGAACTTTGTATAAGGACTTTATAATCACCGGAATTGATGGTGTATGGAACGACATGAACGAACCTGCGGTGTTCAATGGCCGCGGGGGAACTATGCCGGAAGATAACTTTCATCGTGGTGGTGGTAAGTTACCTGCCGGACCCCATTTGCGGTATCATAATGTTTATGGATTGTTGATGGTAAAAGCTTCCCGAGATGGTATTATGAACGTAAATTCGGAGAAGAGACCATTTGTTTTGTCGCGGGCAAATTTTCTGGGAGGGCAAAAATATGCCGCTACATGGACAGGTGATAATGCATCAACCTGGGAGCATTTTAAAATGGCAACTCCTATGGTGTTGAATTTAGGTTTGTCTGGTCAGCCTTTTTCAGGTCCTGATTTAGGTGGTTATGGAGGTTCGCCTGATGCAGATTTGTTTGCTAACTGGATTGCTGTTGGGGCATTTTATCCTTTCTGCAGAAGCCATTCTGAAAAAGGCACTAACGATCAGGAACCATGGGCATTTGGCAAAGAAGTTGAAAATGTTTCACGAACTGCCTTACAACGTCGCTATCGTCTACTTCCATATTTGTACACTTTGTTTCATGAGGCTGCACAAACCGGATTGCCAGTTATGCGACCCGTATTTTTTGCTGATGTAACTGACAAATCCCTGAGAAAAGAAGATGAGGCTTTTATGTGGGGCAACGATTTGCTAATTGTACCGCAATGGTCAGAAGATCCTCAATTACCGGAAGGTATTTGGAATGATATTTCGCTGTTAGGTAATGACGTGGAGAATGATGGTTATCAGCCGAATCTGAAACAAAGGGGCGGATCGATTATTCCAGTTGGCTCTGTAATTCAGTCAACAGAAGAATTTAAGACCGATTCGTTGACTTTGCTGGTCTGTTTGGATGAGAACAACTCAGCTACAGGAACTTTATATGTCGATAAAGGTGAAGGATTTGATTACCGGGATGGTGAATTTGAAGTGGATATATTCAAGGCAGAGAAAACCGGAGAAAATACGATTACGGTTAAATGTGAAGTGGAAGGTAAGAAGCAAACGAAAAAACAAAGATTCTACCAAATAGGCTTGGTTACCAACTCGGGCGTTAATTATTCAGACTGGCAAAACAATAATACTGTTATTATAAGCACCAAAGGCAGTTTATAATAGGTGCGATTTTTTTAAGATGTTATTAGTAAAAAGGCGGCTTTTAATATTGTCAGAGGGCATTATTAAAAAAAGAATAATCCTCGGCCGCCTTTTTTATATGTAGATAAAGTTATCATTCGCCTCTTCTCTTATACAGATCAGTTATTTTTGGGGAAGTGTATAGCGCAGAAAATTTGGCATTTAATGCAGTTTATTTAATGTCGAATAGCTTTGTTTGAACGGTATTATACAATATACCAGGATTAGACCTTATGTATGATACCAGTTTTAATATTGCCTTGTTTCACAATGGAATAAAAACTTTTCAGAATTCCGTTCCTCATAATCAGTGAAGAAATAATGTATCTGACACGAACCGACTAGTTTCCTGTATTAGGTCTTATACCCTAGTGGCGATTAGAACTACGCTGGTATATTAAGGAAGTAAATAGGTCTTTTTCGTTGTAGACATTTTTATTTATATTATGTTCTATTAAAAAGGTGCAAACAAAAGATAGCTTAAAATTTCTGTAAAAACCTCTTGCTCTAATTTCTTAATTTTATTGGTAGCTGGATAGGATTGTAATCTGCACTATTATAAATGTTTGTGTGGGTTTGTCTTGTTTGTTTAATTAGGTAAATTCTTAATTTTAGAAGCTAGCTTAGAGTCCTAATGAATTTTTTTAAAACTTTTTTTTGATTTTGGATGGTACAATTAGATAACTCTTACATTTATAAGTCAAACTAAATTATTAGAACTTGGCTAAAACAGAAAGTGATATCCGTGTATGGCAAAATTTTAGGAAAGGACACAAAGTAGCTTTTCAAAAGATTTACTTCGATCATTATCGATTCTTATACAATTATTGCCGTAAGTTTACCTCTGATACTTCTCTTGTTGAAGACCTGATACAAGATTTATTTGTAAATATTTTGGTTCGGAAAGATCGGTTAAGCGATACCGATAATATACGTCTATATTTACTTTGTTCCATTCGCAGGAGGCTATTTAAAGCCTTAAACGAAAAAGTACATAAAGTAACCGATTTGTTCGATCCACTAAATCCCGACTTTAGTTTCGACGAAGGTATAGAACCTGCTTTTGGCGAAAATGAAGATGAGAATAAAACGCTAAAAGTGCTATTCAAATCGGTGAATACACTCGGAGCTCGCCAAAAGGAAATTATTTACATGAAATATTTTTCAGGCTTAAATAATAAGGAGATTGCTGAAGTACTAGGGTTATCATATCAAACAGTGCGAAATACCTTGTGTAACGCGCTAAAAAATATCCGAAAAGATTTTGATAATGAGCAGCCAAAAGGAAAAATGGTAGTGTTGTTACATTTATTTCGGAAAATGGAATAGTACATATATAGAGATTTATCATTCTTCAGATAAAGAAAGATTTTAATGCAGAAGAAATATATAGATATCGATGATTTTTTGAATAGTGAAAACTACAACGAGTTTATTATTCAAAAATCGGTAAAGCAGCAAAAAAGATGGGAAGCTTACTTTAAAGAATTTCCTGATACAAAATATGCTGCCGGTCAGGCTCAGAAAATTATACTCGGGCTAGGTTCAATGGAGGATCATACCTCGTTAATTGAAGTGCCGGATGTTAAACTGCATAACCAGTTTGAGGAAACCTGGAATAAATACCGTGGCGAGAAATCGAAAACTGTTATTTTAAAAACCTCCAAATTTATTTACCGGGGAGGAGTAGCTGCTGCTGCAGTTATTTTTCTAATGATCTCGTTTACGCTGGTTACAAACTATTTAAATAATTATACAAACCCTGAATATTTTTCGGTTTATGTTCCCACAGCAGAGCAAAGCCGGTTAACACTTCCCGACGGCACAAGGGTTTGGGTGAACTCAGAAACCGAAATAAAATACTCGAATCAGTTTAACACCAAAGAGCGCGATATTCTGCTTTTGGGAGAGGCTTATTTTGAGGTGGCCCATAACGAAGAGTTACCGTTTTATGTAACTGCTAATGGAGCTCGGATAAAAGTAACCGGAACAAAATTTAATGTAAAAGGATACTCAAATGACAGCAAAGTTGAAACCGTTTTGGTTGAAGGGAAAGTTGAATTGAGTAGGGTTGGTGACCGGTCGGGAAGCAGTATTGAATTATCTCCCGGCGATAAAGCAACTTTGAATTTGGAAGATAGCAGGGTGTCGATTTCGCGCGAGGATGTTATGGACGATTTAGCCTGGAAAGATGGTAGACTGGTGTTCCGGAATATTCCTTTGCAAGAGGTGTGTAAAACACTTGAGCGGCATTTTGATGCTGAAATAGTTTTGGCCGGAGACGCTGAGAATTTATACAATCATCCATTTACGTTTACAATTGAAAATGAAACATTACCCATGATATTGGAATATTTATGTAAAGCTGCGCCGCTAATGTATGATACAAAATACATTGATGATGATGGAGAACATGGCATTGAGAAAATAGAATACATTGTAAGTGCCAGATAGTAAATCAAAAAGAAATAAGCGAATATTTTATTAAACCATAAACGATGCTACTGCCGGTTTTTCGGTAATAACATCTAATAAACCATATTACGAACTAAAAGACTTGCCAATGAAATGACACCTAAAAAACGAAATGGAAAATGCTCCAACATTTTCCATCTCAGATCTGAATTTTTACGATAACAATAAGATTAAACTTGTCAAATTCAAACCATAACAAAATTATGCAAAAAAATCGAGAAATGGTTGGATCGGATGTTTTGTATCCCGGTCTAACAAAA
It contains:
- a CDS encoding peptidase domain-containing ABC transporter — protein: MSKFQYYKQLDSMDCGPTCLRMVAKYYGKSYSLQYLRNHSYISREGVSMLGISEAAENIGFRTKGYRLNWEELRDEVPLPCIVHWKQRHFVVVYAIRKQKSFLSLSSRKAAGEKVYIADPAQGLLTYDKDEFLNCWISTKTEGEKEGATLLLEPTPAFYKHEDEEKGKLNFIYLLNYLRPYQKYIIQLGFGMLTGSIISLIFPFLTQAIVDYGINNSDLSFIIMVLVAQMILTFGQTANGLIRSWIMLHVTTRISISLITDFLIKLMKLPIAFFDIKMVGDIMQRIQDHNRIQSFLTKSLIDIVFAVITLTIYIFIMASYHIGILFVFILGSIIYIGWVLLFLKKRREIDYKRFQQSSANSNNIVQLVNGMQEIKLNACEKQKRWEWESIQARLYRVGIKGLALNQNQQIGATFINQAKDLFISFLSAKAVITGDMTLGMMMAVQYIIGQLNSPIQQFIGFTQEAQDAKISLERLGEVHDNEDEEKPEDGKIQEIPPKADIEIKNVMFQYEGTQSEKVLKKINLKIPAGKITAIVGTSGSGKSTLIKLLLGFYPPVKGKINLNDVDLKMYSESNWRKKCGVVMQEGYIFSDSIVNNIGVMDELPDTEKIEQAVKTANIQDFIDSLPLRYNTIIGSQGHGLSTGQKQRILIARAVYKNPDYIFFDEATNALDSKNERVIIENLDNFFQGRTVVVVAHRLSTVKKADQIIVLEKGQIAEKGTHSELVGKKGAYFNLVKDQLELGN
- a CDS encoding 6-bladed beta-propeller, with translation MKKLISFLAIIALFSCNESQKAKDIVSINLENFQAGKILLSEIGNDIKYIPFENQFPIGTIYSYKITNNFIYAAIKDVGVVRFSKNGKSSSQFGKIGRGPSEYVSYSRFAVDHQNGCVYVLDRKTDNINVYNKDGEYTQDIKLPVDEDGFGFDDIGFLSSSIFLAQYINMGRGEYDWLILDSIGNRITGKLNPYHEFNGRMGGMSTLSEFNGDILYWDNFKDTVFHIHPDFTYSPLCVLLKGKHKFPMTTEGYNPPDEFFKHASNYMILYTVLETNQSILLQYELNRIQKLALIDKESGTATVTDLTDSINGIINDIDNGLPFLPEKYFEIGNEKYLTTFIQPFELKKNVASNEFKNATPKYPEKKKELVQLANSLNENDNPVLMLVKLKE
- a CDS encoding vitamin K epoxide reductase family protein → MQHEENVIFILQQAIEYYKIRVTKTSVKEFLLSHPYYPSLKSVCDALTKWKVEHYALNLELEEIQNLEMPFIAHLKTSGGMLVFVLEIKNGKASYLESGKKVIREDFEKFSKKLSRAVVVLEGTKDSGEVEYRKKHQDEILNRSLLPIGIITLIALGVYVVFSVTRHIQPNYLLYSLLFTKVIGLTASIFLVLHEIKVHVPLADKICAFSSKTDCDTVLTSKASQLFGWINWADAGLIYFSGTILFLLEAKSADNLWLLATISLLALPYPIFSIYYQAFKAKKWCPFCLTVQLALIAEFVILLPFLKIGVFVVLDIIRWITFLLIPGTIWLFFKSYLHKAADFKQEHFSFLGFKRNPEVFKFLLQQNGYVEIPESNDSLILGPPNAPVTITAFLSPYCSPCADAFKELRMLVDNCNDVKINMILSTYSDEAFLKLINHVYYHYYNDGSEATFEYLSKWYSSDKNLRKSLYEEELPGGFDIAEVTSRTNIELFDKLKISETPTVFIQGNKFPSQFNYKDIEFFIDDIKTINLERKRQEACANCH
- a CDS encoding glycosyltransferase family 4 protein, encoding MQKINWIILKSKDRGTCYGVGTFIKQLSIGLTKKDNINVYILEIGTVTTKFFGIYKRNGITILEIPLPYEKKNTDTKNNQEKLAKNLSRIVSQYIPERSLNIIHMNYTFQYFIAISLKNILNGKLIFTQHLFLNNKISETNNFDIESQTYKDTDHIIAISEQSKIDLLKNDINSKKVEIIYNGSGPFTVNNKVDIREKYDIPNKDKIIVFSGRIDPIKGLSYLCKAMENLIRIVPNCYLVIAGDGKDSTLDMLSDNFPNKVKHLGYIPFEDVISLYTTANVGVIPSIEEPFGYVALEMMHCGLPIVASNIGGLKEILIHNENALLVDMIPDKTNFFGIAPHIIKLEHFIFQLINDKPLRIKLSRNAKIRAESMFSSSIMAENYIKLTNKRQN